The following coding sequences are from one Microbacterium sp. SORGH_AS_0969 window:
- a CDS encoding MFS transporter: MRALLSLAIGSFGIGMTEFVVMGLLPNIARELVPTAWAASPDDAIARAGWLVSLYALGVVVGAPTIAGSVARFPRHRVMIVLAAALAFFTLLTVIAPTFELVAASRFLAGLPHGAYFGIGALVAADALGPGNRAKGVAFVLTGLTIANVVGVPLGTLLGQQVGWRAAFAVVTGIFVLATICIALFVPKHPGAPGRRLRDELRVFRIGQVWFALGIGAVGFGGFFAMYSYIAPMITEVAGQPEWAVSLVLVLVGVGMTVGNVVGGALADKDLRFWLFVGLLALGAASVGLALTAGWIVTLVVFAFLVAFCGAALSPGIQTRLMDVAEDNQSIAAALNHSALNIGNSLGAFLGGLAIAAGLGLVAPAWVGAVLALGGLIVAVVSYRVEDRSGRHPEHRMPAAEAATTAITGSIPTQG, encoded by the coding sequence ATGCGGGCGCTCCTTTCTCTCGCCATCGGCAGTTTCGGCATCGGCATGACCGAGTTCGTGGTGATGGGCCTCCTGCCCAACATCGCCCGAGAACTGGTGCCCACCGCGTGGGCCGCGTCGCCCGACGACGCGATCGCCCGAGCCGGCTGGCTCGTGTCGCTCTACGCCCTCGGCGTCGTCGTCGGCGCCCCCACGATCGCGGGATCCGTCGCGCGTTTCCCGCGGCACCGGGTGATGATCGTGCTCGCGGCCGCCCTGGCGTTCTTCACACTTCTGACCGTCATCGCCCCGACGTTCGAGCTCGTCGCCGCGTCGCGATTCCTCGCGGGACTCCCGCACGGCGCGTACTTCGGCATCGGGGCTCTCGTCGCCGCCGATGCCCTCGGACCCGGCAACCGCGCGAAGGGCGTCGCCTTCGTCCTCACCGGACTCACGATCGCCAACGTGGTGGGCGTCCCCCTCGGAACGCTCCTGGGACAGCAGGTCGGCTGGCGCGCCGCGTTCGCGGTCGTCACCGGCATCTTCGTGCTCGCGACGATCTGCATCGCCCTGTTCGTCCCGAAGCATCCCGGCGCGCCGGGACGACGGCTGCGCGACGAACTGCGCGTGTTCCGTATCGGCCAGGTCTGGTTCGCCCTCGGGATCGGCGCGGTCGGCTTCGGCGGCTTCTTCGCGATGTACAGCTACATCGCGCCCATGATCACCGAGGTCGCGGGGCAGCCGGAATGGGCCGTGTCGCTCGTCCTGGTGCTCGTCGGCGTCGGCATGACGGTGGGCAACGTGGTCGGCGGGGCGCTCGCCGACAAAGACCTGCGGTTCTGGCTCTTCGTCGGCCTGCTCGCGCTCGGCGCGGCGTCCGTCGGGCTCGCGCTCACCGCCGGATGGATCGTCACGCTCGTGGTCTTCGCCTTCCTCGTCGCGTTCTGCGGCGCCGCCCTGAGCCCTGGCATCCAGACCCGGCTGATGGACGTCGCCGAAGACAACCAGTCCATCGCCGCCGCGCTGAACCACTCGGCGTTGAACATCGGCAACAGCCTCGGTGCGTTCCTCGGCGGCCTCGCGATCGCCGCGGGCCTGGGGCTCGTGGCCCCCGCCTGGGTGGGCGCGGTGCTGGCCCTCGGCGGGCTCATCGTCGCCGTCGTGTCGTACCGCGTCGAGGACCGTTCGGGTCGTCACCCCGAGCACCGGATGCCGGCCGCCGAGGCCGCGACCACCGCGATCACCGGCTCGATCCCGACGCAGGGCTGA
- a CDS encoding ABC transporter substrate-binding protein, whose product MKRRTVALIAGAAAVVLVAAGVTTWSLTRPTEAQAVGSIPVAISAPVPDDLTIGVIVSLSSAPGEGAEWKDAANGAVVAARRLALGGHDITVRAVDDKGTADGARAAAQELVDDGAAGIVVATSGSHVTGAVEVARSAGVPAVLPYVSDGSLAGDGVWLTGPTSDAISAALPAALKGASSVLLVDAGYGTPAGLSPAAIVPFAAGGDAAAFRAAVAAARGSRPLDAVLINGPASTQASVVQLLQSDDADLPIVVTPEATSPAFSEALVSAGGTLSTDLTTVGAGWSDTVALSSDADGRAMSAFLAGVRVVADDSSATTLFEDRSFASVAGLADSRSHDATVLLALAAASAGSTEPSAVASALGTLSAGAADGIAGPQLDGTKPTALVPGIVPLYSADQNLGLRPLSTDTTAPLVWFAGQPD is encoded by the coding sequence GTGAAGCGTCGCACCGTCGCCCTGATCGCCGGGGCCGCCGCCGTGGTCCTCGTCGCCGCCGGGGTCACCACCTGGTCGCTCACGCGCCCCACCGAGGCCCAGGCGGTCGGCTCGATCCCCGTCGCGATCTCGGCACCGGTCCCCGATGACCTGACGATCGGCGTGATCGTCTCGCTCTCCTCCGCTCCGGGCGAAGGCGCGGAGTGGAAGGATGCCGCGAACGGCGCGGTCGTGGCCGCCCGCCGCCTGGCGCTCGGCGGTCACGACATCACGGTCCGCGCCGTGGACGACAAAGGCACCGCCGACGGCGCTCGCGCCGCCGCGCAGGAGCTCGTCGACGACGGAGCCGCCGGCATCGTCGTCGCCACGAGCGGGTCGCACGTCACCGGCGCGGTCGAGGTCGCCCGCTCGGCAGGCGTCCCCGCCGTCCTCCCGTACGTGAGCGACGGCTCGCTCGCGGGCGACGGCGTCTGGTTGACGGGCCCCACGAGCGACGCGATCAGCGCGGCTCTTCCCGCAGCACTGAAGGGCGCCTCGTCCGTCCTCCTCGTGGACGCCGGGTACGGTACGCCCGCGGGTCTCTCCCCCGCCGCCATCGTGCCGTTCGCCGCCGGCGGTGACGCCGCGGCCTTCCGTGCCGCCGTCGCCGCGGCCCGTGGATCGCGTCCCCTCGACGCGGTTCTCATCAACGGGCCCGCCTCGACGCAGGCGAGCGTGGTGCAGCTGCTCCAGAGCGACGACGCCGATCTCCCGATCGTCGTCACCCCCGAGGCCACGTCGCCGGCGTTCTCCGAGGCGCTCGTGTCCGCGGGCGGCACCCTCTCGACCGACCTGACCACGGTCGGCGCGGGCTGGAGCGACACCGTCGCCCTCTCGTCCGACGCCGATGGCCGAGCCATGTCCGCCTTCCTCGCGGGCGTGCGCGTCGTCGCCGACGACTCCTCGGCCACGACGCTCTTCGAGGACCGCTCGTTCGCCTCCGTCGCCGGCCTCGCCGACTCGCGCAGTCACGACGCCACCGTCCTGCTCGCGCTCGCCGCGGCATCCGCCGGTAGCACCGAACCCTCCGCGGTCGCCTCGGCGCTCGGCACATTGTCGGCCGGCGCGGCCGACGGCATCGCCGGTCCGCAGCTCGACGGCACGAAGCCCACCGCCCTGGTCCCCGGAATCGTTCCCCTGTATTCGGCGGATCAGAACCTGGGTCTGCGCCCCCTGTCGACCGACACCACCGCACCGCTGGTGTGGTTCGCCGGACAGCCCGACTGA